In Lolium perenne isolate Kyuss_39 chromosome 5, Kyuss_2.0, whole genome shotgun sequence, the sequence aggaggaatagactactttaataacatcactagagtagcacatagattattagtgatacaaagctcatgatcacataaagatcacaccatgggagagagagatgaaccacatagctaccggtagagccctcagcctcgggggagaactactccctcctcatcatgggagacagcaacggcgatgaagatggcggtggtgtcgatggagatgactccgagggcaattccccgtcccggcggcgtgccgaaacagagactcctgtcccccgaaacttgtcttcgcgatggcggcggctacggaactcttcgtggaatatcgtcgggtgttttagggttttcgcaacggacggaatatataggcgaaagggcggagtcggaggagccagggggtggcctctccacctggtggcgcggccagggaggggcccgcgcccatgtatggtgtggggcccccttggccccccggCACTTCTCTGGCTTTCTGGGCCCGGctcggtaaaatagaaggtttttcttttgtttcgtccaattccgagaatatttcatgtttacgatttctgaaaccaaaaacagcagaaaacaggaactggcgcttcggcatcttgttaataggttagtaccggaaaatgcatcaaaatgatacaaACTataaataaaacatgtaggtattgtcataaaactagcatggaacataagaaattatagatacgttggagaggtATCACGCCCCAAAACGCCCCAGAAGAGGACGCGCTCGTCCCTGTTCCAGCTATTCGGCCCGCGAACGAGGCCGGTGGTGATGTGCATCTCCATGTCGTATTGCACCTGGAAATAGGCGCCCCACCAAGCGTCGTTGCCTTTGGCCGCCCAGGTCGGATCGGCCCGCTCCTCGGTGTTGCGTGCAGACCGCCAGGCCCTGATGGCGTCCGTCCAGCGCTCCGTGCCCGGTGATGGCGGCGGCGGGACGCCTATGCCGTTCACAGCTATCTTCCAGCCGCTGCTGCTTGGCAAGCACATGTCTGGCGGGACGGGATATCCCGCGCGATAGAACGCCCAAGCATGCACCACGGTGAGGCTGCCACGGCCGAAGCCATTCGCCGCAGCGATCCTGCGGGAGGACGATGACATTGGTTGGAGTGGGGAGGAGAAGATATGGGAGcgacgaggagaagatctgggagcggcgaggagaagatttgGGAGAGGCGAGAGATTGCGATGAACCGCAGGGCCTCTTAATGTACAGTGGCGGCAGGCGAACCGGCAGCGGGTGGGTCGTTGGACGGAATAACGCCGGCGCGAACGGCCACACGGCGATGCACGACGAGACGTGTCCCTGCATCGCCTGGGAAAACTGGGacaccattaacgtcgcttgaccaaaggtaggcgacggggttttagtcttccgagccgctgacgcgtcggtcccgccacgtcttgcctcgcttttcgttgtgtccggtgtgcctagagcgtcccctgtggggcggtgATGGGCTTGGGACATCAGACACCGTATCGGgatgcgccggacaaaaaaggggtttgggggatgcggctggaAACGTTATTTTGTCCGCCGCGCCCTAAATCCTTTTGGGGGACGGTTTAGGAGATgcgattggagatgctctaactctcGGTTAATTCAATCCATTTTCCCTTGAAAAGTTACGATCGAATGAGTGGGGGTCCCATGGCGCGTGAGCTATCATGCAATTCATGACAAATAGGCCTGCATGCCTCTTCAGACAATGGTATGGCCAGGGGCCTATGATAAAACTTAGAGATAGTTCAACCATACTGATGATGTTCTTGTTAGGATGATCTCTTTCCCGAGCGGGCCCAACGTCCCACCGGGCCCCTTGAcctgcgccctgatcgggggcgctcATCCCACTATGGTTGACGGGCCCATGTGGCACTGCGCTATATAAAGAGGTGGGGGGCTGGTGGCACACGATACGAGGTTCGTCACGCCGTACACCCCACCGACATCCTTACAGATCTAGGGTTCGCATAAGTGAcgggaagcaccaccaccaccacatctCCCTCGCCCATCCGCCGTCGCCACCATGTCGACGTCCGAGGGCTCCTCCTCGAAGGGAGAACGTATGCTTCTGTCTCTCTCGACCCCTCTCAGATCTCGCATTATACAGACAACCATAGTATTCTACCGTTAGCATCTAGCCTAGCAGATCTAAGGGATCtaacattggtatcagagctacctAGTTCTATATGTTTTTTTTGGGTAGAAAAGAAATCGAAACAACAAAGTAGAAACCCTAGATCAATCCTCGAAACCCTAGTGCGTAAAGGGCAAAGAAAAGTCTTTCTACCGGTCGAGGCCCTCGGGCTCGCCGGCAAAGTTTGTGCCGCCGCAAGGCCGCGCCACCCCATTCGATCCTGATGCGCATCGGTATGCCGAGGCATCGGGAGGAAGGGCTACTCCACTTGCGCCAGCGAGATGGAGCAAAGAAGAGAATTCTCACCGGCTTACCGTGCTGCTGCTCGTCGCCGGTAAAGAAAAGAACCTAGCGCTGCCGCTGAGCCGTTTGACGTCGGTGTGCCCACCGGGCGCACGCGACGGCAAAAGGGCCAGAAGGGTTCCGGTTGTCgtctcctcgtcgtcgacgacctACGGGTTTTTTTGTGGATGGAAGGGGGAAAGGGGCGACTTACCCGTCGTCGTCGTGCTGTAGCACTGAGCGTGCGTGCGGGAGTTGTTGTCTCCGCACCACTGTCGGAGATGTTGCTGAGAGCGAGGGTTGTAGAGGATGCCCATGGGGCCGCTGGCCGCCGCCACCCACCACGGGCAGGCTGGGCGTAGCGGGAGGGTTGCTCAAGAGCAGCGCCATCGCCGGAAGCCAGCCACCACAGATGGGCGCGCGGGGCAGAGAGAGGCGAACGGGAAAAGTGGACTAGGGTTTGAGGGCTCACCGTTTCGGGTGGCTCTTATACCGGCGCGAAAAGAAAGGCCGACCGTCGGATGGATCCGACGGCCAGAAAGATCTGCCGTGTGGAGGCAGTAGCCGGGCCGCGTGGGCAGCAGCGCGTGCGCCCCATCGCTGCACGCCGCTTGGTGCGTGCGGGCCGCGTGGGCACAGTAACAGTTTTGCTGTTTTTTAAGTGGCAATTTTAGGCAGTTTTGGGTCATTTTTTGGCCAATTTTTTATCTAGTTTTTTATGAATAAATAGGACCAACGAAATATTTATTCAGAAATTAAAAAAGTGAAAGATATGCCTCCAAAAAGTTCAAAAGTTAAATAGTTTAAATTCACAGTTTCCCTTGCAAATAGTAAAAGGAGCATTTTTAAATGCAAAGTGATAGTTAAAATTCAAAGTTGAATAAAAGTGATTATTGTGACAATTATGGATCTGTTATTTTTGGACCAACGTTATTAATGACATGAACATGTTTTGTTGCAATGATATGTGTATTTATCTCTACTTCTACCCAACAATGATATAGTTTTATTTGCATTAACAGTTGCATGTCTTAATTCGGACCAACATTGGATTATAATATGCAATGGTACTTTTCTCACTTCTTTGCGGTTTTCAGGAGGGTACTACTTGATGAGCTGCATCAAGGATGTCCCGAACCTAAGAGGGGATAACTACACAGAGTGGAGGAAGAAGGTGGATTTCTCCTTCGTATGTGGTGAGGTGGACTAGGTGCTTGACACACCGCAGTCCATAAAGCCTGCTGACCCTATCAGAGATgacaaggatgatgatgatgcatgGGCAAGAAAAAAGAGACCATGCTCCTGTGGAGATGTCCTACACCTTAGAGAACAGAAAGTGGCAGGCTGCTAATAAAAAATGCATGGCATTTATAAAGAACATAATTGAGAACGCCATCGTGGGCTCAATTGCGGAGTGTGCTTCCGTTGGGGAGTACTTAGAAAAGATAAAGAGCCAATTTACTAGTTCTTCAAAGACATATGCAACCCAACTGTTGAAGCAGCTGACAGAAAAATACAGTGGAGGTGCACATGGCATTAGGGAGCACATCCTCAGGATGAGCAACCTGGCTGCAAAGCTGAAGCCCATGGATGCTAACCTGGAGCTGAAGCCTGCAATTCTGGTTCACTTGGTCATGTCTTCATTACCATCACAGTTTGACAACTTTGTTATCAATTACAACATGAACCCTGAGAAATGGGACATTGAAAAGACCATTGCCATGTATGTGCAAGAGGAAGACATACTCAAGGCATAGAATGGAGGTTCTCTACATTATGTGAAGGACAATAAGAAAAGGCCCTTCACACAAAGCAACAATGGCTCCCCTTCAAAGCCATATGCAAAAGCTCCAATGCAGCATCATCAGAAGTTCCAACACAAGCCAATGCCACTGAACAAAGATCAGTGTCTTCACAGTCAAAAGACTGGGCACTACAAGAAAGACTGCCCTGATTGGCTAAAAGCATTAATGGCAAAGAGAGGTAACAATTTAGTTTCCTTTGTAAATGAATACATATATACACAATTTTCGAAATCTACTTGGTGGATTGACTCAGGTGCAACTGTTCATGTTGCAAATTCTTTACAGGGATTCCTTTTGGCGCGGACTACGAAAAGAAGCGAAGGATGCGTTGAAGTCGCGAATGGAATTCAAGAAGAACTTGAATCTGTTGGCGATGTCCTCTTGGAGCTAGCTGATGGCTTGAATATTCTGCTTAAAGATGTCTTATTTGTTCCTTCCTTACCTAGAAATTTGATTAGTGTATCATGTTTGGATAAAGACAGTTATGTTATTTTGGACATGAAAAATGTGCCATATGGTGTAATAATACTTATATTGGGGTTGCTTTACTCCATGATGAGCTTTATTTATTGCCCTTGCGTGAAAAAAGTATTGTCTGTGTGTAAAGTGAATGAACAAATACCCGCGTCGgaaaaagaacaaaagaaaagaaaaagaactaATGAATCATCGAAATTATGACACTGTTgcttaggccatatttcgaggggggaATAGAAAGACTCGTTGAAAATTATATTCTTCCTCCATTATAATTCTCAGACATAGAACAAtgcatcgattgcattaaaggaAAATTTGTAAAGCAAATTAAAAGGGTGAAAATCGAAGCACCGcaacactagaaataattcacatcgatatatgtggaccatttccggtgaaaagtgtggatggctaggattcgttcataacattcactgatgattactcccgatatggttatatttatccGATAAAAGAAAGAACATAAGCGTTGGAtaaattcaaaatattcaaagctgaagttgaaaatcagcatgataaaagaataaatatagtcaggtctgatcgtggaggggagtactacggtcgacatacttcatatggccaagtccctggaccttttgcaaggttCTTACAAGAGACTGGAATAGTTGCCCAGTACTCGATGTTGGGCGAACCTCAGCAGAATGGGGTAGCTGAAAGGCGCAACCGtacccttatggatatggtgcgcaTTATGATGAGTGATGGcgcctccttcacttcttcctccgaaagccccttgcccttgttgttggaggccatggtgcttctagactgaaaacagatcctggcagaaacagctcgaaacaaaacacgtcgaaaacacgatatacggacctccaggggtccgggggattatatagcaaaatttttcacgacaaacggaaagtaccagatcgaaccagagtcggaaaggggcgacggggcggccaaaccatagggcggcgcgggccctggtcaggccgcgccggcctatggtgccacgccctcgtgcgtcctttccactccgttttgaactcgtaatttctcatattttccaaaaacagcaaaaatattgttcggaaagtaaattgcgtacttttcattaccagtactgttacctattcaaagtcgagttctggcggactgtcaatttgccctttgatgaaagcttccggtgtttccacttgaataatatcaacatcaacattataggaatcacccgagatataatgcttgagtctttgtccattcaccacttgcgtagcattgccttggagagagctaattttgattgctcctgaacgatacacctcctcgacaacatatggtccttcccatttcgaaagtaatttccctgcaaagaatctgagacgagaccgatacaataggactttatccccaatattaaattctcttttgataatccttctatcatgccattttttaactttctctttaaagagtttagcattttcataagcttcacttctccattcatctagagaacttaattgcaacaacctcttatcaccggcaagtttaggatctttatttaattctctaacaacccaataagctttgtgctctagttctaaaggtaaatgacaagctttcccataaaccattttataaggcgacattcccatgggatttttataagcagttctataagcccaaagtgcatccttcaatttactagcccaattctttctagttttattaacggtctttcccaaaatagatttaatctctctatttgataattctacttgaccactagtttgaggatgataagcggaagcaattctatgattaataccatacttagcaagagtttttctaaaacctccatgaataaaatgagaacctccatcagtcataatatatctaggcactccaaatctaggaaaaataatatctaaaagcattcttaaagaggtctcaccatcagcactttttgtaggtatagcttccacccatttagtaacataatcaacagcaacaagtatatgagtgttaccttccgaagacggaaaaggtcccatgaagtcaaatccccaacaatcaaacggttcaataacaagagtataattcataggcatttcattgcgtctggagatattaccaaccctttggcattcatcacaagataaaataaactttctcgcatccttgaagagagttggccaataaaaacctgattgtagaaccttttgcgcggttctttctccggcgtgatgtcctccataagcactaccatgacatttactcaatatctcctgttgttcatattcgggaacacatcttcgcataataccatccactccttctttatataagtgtgggtcatcccagaaataatgcctcaaatcataaaagaatttcctcctttgctgagctgaaaaggttggaggcaagtacttggaaacaataaagttagcataatcagcataccaaggactgtctcgcgagctcacctttattacagccaattgttcatttggaaaactatcattaacaggaacaggatcataagtaatattttccaatctagacaaattgtcagcaacaggattatcagcacctttcctatctacaatatgtaaatcaaattcttgcaaaagaagtacccatctaataagcctcggcttagcatctttctttgtcattaggtatctaattgcagcatgatcagtatgaatagtaacttttgaatcaacaatataagatctaaatttatcacaagcaaaaactacagctaataattctttttcagttgtagcataatttctttgagcagcatcaagagttttactagcataatgaataacattcagttttttatctactcgctgtccaagaacagcgcctacagcaaaatcactagcatcacacataatttcaaagggtaagttccaatcaggcggttcaactataggagcagttgttaaggctttcttaagagtatcaaaagcttccttacaatcatcatcaaaaacaaatggtacatctttttgaagaagattagtaagaggctttgaaatcttggagaaatctttaataaatctcctataaaacccagcatgaccaagaacactacgaataccttttacatccctaggatagggcatcttctcaattgcttcaactttagccctatcaacttcaatacctctctcagaaattttatgtcccaatacaattccttcattaaccataaagtggcatttctcccaattaagaacaaggttagtttcttcacatctctgcaaaactttatcaagatttcgcaagcaactatcaaaagaattcccatagacggaaaaatcatccatgaatacctctacaatactttcacaaaaaccatgaaaaatagcagacatgcatctttgaaaagtagcaggagcattacataaaccaaaaggcatgcgtctataagcataagttccataaggacaagtaaaggtggttttctcttgatctttagctttaacaacaatttgtgaaaacccagaataaccatcaagaaagcaaaaatgagtatttttagacaatctttctagcatttgatcaataaatggtaaagggtaatgatcttttttagtaactttattaacttttcgaaaatcaatgcacattctataccctacaactactctttgaggaatgagctcatcattatcattaggcagtgatcatacctcctttcttgggaacacagtgcacaggactaacccatctgctatcagcaataggatatataataccagcttcaagaagtcgtaatacctcattccttaccacttccttcatctttggaattagacgacgctgaggttcaacaacaggctttgcatcgtcttccatattaatagcatgttggcaaatagaaggagaaatccctttcaaatcatcaagagtgtagccaatagcgcctcggtgcttcttcaatatttccaataacctttcttcctcaatctctgaaagcttagaactaataataacaggatatattttcttatcatcaatatgagcatatttaagattatcaggtaaaggctttaaatcaaaaacaggatcttcctttggtggcggtgttgtacccaaatcttccaccggtaaatcatgcttgagaataggttggcgaagaaaaatttcctcaagctcatctctttctttcctaaaaatttcactctcgctatcctctaaatgttgctgcaaaggattattaggaacaagaacaatagatgcacattgctccattttaaaatcattactaggcaaatcagctttataaggagttttagtaaatttagagaagttaaactcataagattcaccagcaaatttagtcaaaattttctctttcttgcaatctataatagctccacaagtatttagaaaaggtctaccaaagataataggacaataatcactagcagcagaaccaagtaccaaaaagtcagcaggatatttaatcttaccgcataaaaattccacatctcgaacaataccaattggagaaatagtttctctattagccagctgaataaccacatcaatatcttcaagttcacaagaatcaatttcgtgcataatctccgtgtaaagctcatacggaatagcactaacacttgcaccaatatcacataatccataatagcaatgatcaccaattttaacagatagcataggaacactagcttgtttgggtttattaggatgtgaaacaatattagaagcatcttcacagaaaataatatgaccatcctccacattttcaatcacaagatctttaattattgcaacagcaggttcaacttttatttgttcttcaggttctacaggtttcttttcacttttatgaaccgcactatttataacagagtactccttcattttagcagggaaaggagttttttcaatgtaaacttcaggaataacatgatcagcagtttcaactacaacgcatttattaatagatgaatcaattttatctttatacggttcatgatacttaccaaaattcttctttggcaattcataatgagaggcaaaagctttataaagatttacagcaacttgagaatcaagaccatatgtagcactcatattacgaaatttatcagtatccataaaggcttcaatgcatttataatcataaattatacctgattctcgatctttgtcgttctcccaaccttcagtattttcttggatccgatcaagaaggtcccttttaaactcttctttgttgcgtgtaaatgatccagaacaagaagtatccagcaaggtcttgtcttgaaaagaaagtcttgcatagaaattatcaataataacattaccaggaagctcatgaatggggcatttgagcattaaagacttcaatctcccccaagcttgggcaatactctctccatcatgaggccaaaaattatatatgcgattccgatccttatgaatttcacttggaggatagaacttagaataaaaccggggcacaatatcattccattcaagagaatccccattatccagtaatttataccaatgcgccgccttaccagacagcgataaagagaatagtttcttcctcacttcatccatagcaatacctgcacatttgaataacccgcataattcatgcaaaaacagtaaatgatcaccggggtggacagttccatccccttcatagcggttatccataacacgttcaataattttcataggtattttatatggtattacttcctcacctggcgcttcatccactaccgttgcagtagtagtagatttcccaaatagaaattgaagagaagatctctccataatgacttatagcagcgagaaataaaatcagcacaacaagtaaaggttttccttaccaattccacttaccaatagcgcttcactccccggcaacggcgccgagaaaatagtctgGATGACCCACAAGTctcgggggtgtatcgtagtatcttcgataagtaagtaggtcgatcccaacgaggagcagaaggtgttgacaagcagtttcgatgaaggattcactgtaaatgctcacagacaagtattcaggggggtttgatgtaacagttgaataaagtacgagtatgtaaagtgcgagaataataattgcagcgagtggcccaatcctttttagcacaaaggacaagctggtttgtttacttataatgaccaaacgttctcgaggacacacgggattttagcctagtgctttcgctacatacggctaaataatcttcattgttatgataagtgttgtgtgggtgaacctatgctaatgtaccgcccttcctaggactaatacatacttgtgattataccccttgcaagcatccgcaactacaagaaagtaattaagaataaatctaaccacagccttaaactctgagatcctgcgatccctcctgcatcgatataccaacgggggtttaggtttctgtcactccggcaaccccgcaattggcaaacgaatacaagatgcattcccctaggcccataaatggtgaagtgtcatgtagtcgacgttcacatgacaccactagaagaataacaccacaacttaaatatcacaccattgaatattactcaaccatagttcactactaacatttagacttcacccatgtcctcaagaactaaacgaactactcacaagacatcatacggaacatgatcagaggtgatatgatgatgaataacaatctgaacataaacttggtttaatggtttcactcaatagcatcaacaacaagtagaaatcgataccgggagagtttcccctatcaaacaatcaagatcaaacccaaattgctacggcggtgacggtgtccagcggtgatgacggcggtgatgatggtggagatgatgatgatggtgatggcgatgatgtccagctcgatgacggtgacgatggcgtcgatttccccctccggaggaatttccggcggattcctgcccgccggagagctcttttctctctggtgttctccgccccgcagaggcggctgtaactcttcgcgaggtaccctctgtggcttaggtcttcgggacgaagggtttggcgaagaaaaggaggcgaaaggggtcgtgggccccccagaccataggccggcgcggccagggcctgggccgcgccgccctagggtgtgggcccaccacagCTCCTCTGGCTCCTCCttacggcttccttcgtcatcttgaaaaataggatttttggtataatttcctcccacagttgatcttccgaaatattgcgttcgacggtgctttttccagcgagaatccacagctccggtgcttgatcctccaataatgatgaaacatgcaaaatagatgaaataacataagtattgtgtcccaatatgaaatatatcaatgaataacagcaaattatgatataaaatagtgatgcaaattggacgtatcaatgagctattccaccctaccattgggattgtggattgaggcgttaaaaacttctattcacattctaaacagagtaccaagtaaatcggtgcccaaaacacCGTCTGAGCTATGGATAGGGAGAGTGCCTTCTCTAAACCACCTGAAAGTGTGGGGGAGCCCTGCTGAGGCCAAAGTATTTAATCCAAATATCgcaaagttagataccaaaaCAGCCAGCTGCCGTTTTATTGGctatcctgaaaagtcaaaaggttatcgtttctactgtccagagaaatacacaaagtttgtggaaaccagacatgctgtcttcttagaggacggaatgatgagggggagcatggtagctcagaaaattgatcttgaggagaagagggtgcATGCACCTAATCCGATGACATAGGAGCCATTTTTGCGCTACCATGTGCACCTGCACCGATAATCCCTGTGATTGTGATGCAAGCGCCTGTTGTGCCTCCACCCATGACAACGATGAGTGAAAATTTGGAACCTATCAGTCAGGATCCAAATGAACCATTtgttgagcatgaaagggagcaacaacaGCCACCTCCAGAAGCTGAGCCACAAGTTGAGGAACAGAATGCTCGAGAGATAGGGGCCCCTAGAAGGTCTATAAGAGCTAGAAAATCAGCCATTTCGACTGATTACAAAGTTTATAACACAGAAACAGTTCATATGGAAGGTGATCCCACTACATATGAAGAAGCCATGAGAAGCCCAGATTCATTAAAGTGGGTGGAGGCCAGGGAAGACGAAATGAGATCGATGAGTACCAATAATGTTTGGGACTTAGAGAATATTCCTAAAGGAGCCAAAAcagtgggctgcaaatgggtctaCAAAATAAAATATGACTCCAATGGGAATGTCGAAAAGTATAAAGCACGACTTGTGGCAAAAGGATTTACGCAAAGAGAAGGGatagattacaatgagacattttctccAGTCTCATGTAAAAATTCCTTCAGAATCATAATGACACTAGTTCCACATTTTAAAttagagttgcatcaaatggatgtaagGACGACATTTCTAAACGGGGACTTAGAAGAAAATATATACATGAAACAACCTAAGGCTTTTATCATGGAAGGCAAGGAAAAAATGGGATGCCGCCTAAAGAAAAGTCCATTTACGGATTAAAGAAAGCCTCCAGACAGTTGTATTTAAAGTTTAATGAAACAATTAAGAGATTTGGATTTAAAAAATCTTGAGGACAACTgcgtttatgcaaagtttaaaagtgggaaatatattttcctaatcttgtatgtggatgatattctgcttgccagcagtgatgttagtctactgcaAGAAACAAAGGTGttcttgtcctcaaattttgatatgaaagatcttggtgaagcgtcatatgttttgggcatagaaattcaccgagatagaAATAATGGAGTATTACGACTATCGcaaaaggcttatttagaaaagattctaagtaagtataatatgcataagtgcaGTGCCTCACCTGTCCCTATAGTCAAGGATGACAGTTTTGGAAAACATAAAAGTTCCCAAaatcaatacga encodes:
- the LOC127303972 gene encoding uncharacterized protein, which gives rise to MTRMMMMHGQEKRDHAPVEMSYTLENRKWQAANKKCMAFIKNIIENAIVGSIAECASVGEYLEKIKSQFTSSSKTYATQLLKQLTEKYSGGAHGIREHILRMSNLAAKLKPMDANLELKPAILVHLVMSSLPSQFDNFVINYNMNPEKWDIEKTIAMYVQEEDILKA